CTCGAGGAGAGGGACTGACATGAATACAAAAAAATTTCAAACCTATGTGGCGTTGTCAACAAAAGACTGGAGTGCTGAAACATTTGTAAGAACCCTAGAAGAGATTGTAGCTTCGGCAAAAGAATATGAAAATGATTATATTGAAATCCATCAAGTATTAGAAATGGTAGTAACAGAAGTTGAAGTTGAGTATGTAATCATTCTAAATCATACGAGAAACTTAGATGATTTGGGGAAATACCTTAAATAATAATTTCTAAATACAGTTTATAAAAAAGGAACGCTTTCTGTTTATTATTCTAAAACAGAGGGCGTTTTTGTATTTTCCGTAAAGTTTTTATAGATTATTTTCTATTTTAAACAGTGATAGTAGTAGACTGTTAGAGAAAAACGTGTTGTATCCATAGTCACAGTAACCATCCAAACCCCAATTCATACACTAGGATAGAGGTTTTTTCACCTAATAATCCAATGAAAAAGGAGTGTAATGATGGAGAAACGTACTGTTAATGAAGCGGGAGGAAGTATACCACAACCAATCCGTAGCGATGGAGCAGGTGCGATTGATTCTGGCCCGCGTAATGTTATGCGGGATATTCAAAATCCGAATATGCTCGTTCCGCCTATAACTGATGCTGGATTAGTTCCTAACTTGAAATTTTCATTCTCAGACACTTCTATGATTTTAAAACACGGTGGGTGGTCTCGGGAGATTACTGTTAGGGAACTTCCGGTTTCGACTACGATTGCTGGTGTAAATATGAGTTTAACGGCCGGAGGAGTACGTGAACTCCATTGGCATAAACAAGCAGAATGGGCATATATGCTTTTAGGAAAGGCACGCATAACGGCTGTTGATCAAAATGGACGGAATTTTATTGCTGATGTTGGTCCGGGTGATCTTTGGTATTTCCCGCCTGGTATTCCGCATTCTATTCAAGGATTGGAACATTGTGAATTCCTGCTCGTTTTCGATGATGGACATTTTTCTGATCTATCTACTTTAGCTATTTCAGACTGGTTTGCACATACGCCAAAAGAAGTTCTATCGGCTAATTTCGGAGTGCCAGAAAGTGCTTTTAACTCTATTCCATCAGAGCAAATCTATATTTATCAAGGA
This genomic interval from Bacillus cereus contains the following:
- a CDS encoding oxalate decarboxylase family bicupin; protein product: MEKRTVNEAGGSIPQPIRSDGAGAIDSGPRNVMRDIQNPNMLVPPITDAGLVPNLKFSFSDTSMILKHGGWSREITVRELPVSTTIAGVNMSLTAGGVRELHWHKQAEWAYMLLGKARITAVDQNGRNFIADVGPGDLWYFPPGIPHSIQGLEHCEFLLVFDDGHFSDLSTLAISDWFAHTPKEVLSANFGVPESAFNSIPSEQIYIYQGEVPGSLESQEVQSPEGEILLTFKHELLKQTPIKTPGGSVRIVDSTNFPISKTIAAALVEIEPGGMRELHWHPNNDEWQYYLTGQGRMTVFLGDGAARTFDYRAGDVGYVPFATGHYIQNTGTETLWFLEMFRSNRFEDVSLNQWMALTPKEIVESNVHVGPQVMDSLRKEKWPVVKYPGFSYSPKNYE